A window of Mucilaginibacter paludis DSM 18603 contains these coding sequences:
- a CDS encoding ABC transporter permease, with translation MKYNHHIDSEISFTYIVNQKKLTLVAALGVTIGIAVYIFMSSMTAGFSRSTDASIFKTTPHIRIYKDDEISRSLISNDKTGKQLAIIVNPRVIPQSDKIINPDQIVSLLKQQPHVTVVSPQVTVTVFYNNGQSLINGVASGVNIEDADKMFNIQSTVVEGSMADLNTVPNGILLGSGIADKMNVKTGDNITLTSSRNVIKVMKVTGIFQTKNSGVDKTKSYIDISAARQLLKESPTYVSDINVDVTDFNSAPFYAVQFSKLTGYRAEDWQSANQTLVAGSAMREIVITGISLSILLVAGFGIYNILNMTISQKINDIAILKAMGFRGRDVIRIFVLQAFTIGMIGLLMGCLLSWLFVWELSKTYIGGDIGYFPIGFEPAVYLRSIMLGMGITLLAGLIPAMKAANVDPVSIFRK, from the coding sequence ATGAAATACAACCACCATATTGATTCGGAAATATCGTTTACCTATATCGTTAATCAAAAAAAACTAACCCTGGTGGCGGCTTTAGGTGTAACGATAGGCATAGCTGTTTATATTTTCATGAGTTCGATGACGGCCGGTTTCTCCAGGTCAACAGATGCTTCGATATTCAAAACCACCCCGCATATCCGGATCTATAAAGACGACGAAATAAGCAGGTCACTGATTAGTAATGACAAAACCGGCAAACAGTTAGCCATCATCGTAAACCCCAGGGTTATACCACAAAGCGACAAAATAATCAACCCGGATCAGATTGTGTCTTTATTGAAACAGCAGCCTCACGTAACCGTAGTTAGCCCTCAGGTAACCGTAACTGTATTTTATAACAACGGGCAATCGCTGATCAACGGGGTTGCCTCCGGAGTGAATATTGAAGACGCGGACAAAATGTTTAATATTCAATCTACCGTTGTTGAAGGGAGTATGGCAGATCTGAATACCGTTCCTAACGGTATATTGCTGGGTTCAGGAATTGCCGATAAAATGAACGTTAAAACAGGCGATAATATCACGCTTACCTCATCCAGAAATGTGATCAAGGTAATGAAGGTTACCGGTATTTTTCAGACCAAAAATTCCGGTGTGGATAAAACGAAATCTTATATCGATATCAGCGCGGCCAGGCAATTGCTTAAAGAAAGCCCTACCTATGTGAGTGACATCAATGTGGATGTAACTGATTTTAACAGCGCACCTTTCTACGCGGTCCAATTCTCCAAACTTACAGGCTACCGGGCTGAAGACTGGCAATCTGCTAATCAAACACTGGTAGCCGGATCAGCTATGCGGGAGATCGTGATCACCGGTATATCTTTATCCATTCTTTTGGTTGCGGGTTTTGGTATTTACAATATATTGAACATGACTATCAGTCAAAAGATCAACGATATCGCGATACTGAAAGCAATGGGTTTCCGTGGGCGCGATGTTATCCGAATATTTGTACTTCAGGCATTTACAATAGGTATGATCGGCTTATTGATGGGGTGCTTATTATCCTGGCTTTTTGTTTGGGAACTATCCAAAACCTATATCGGCGGAGATATCGGTTATTTCCCTATTGGATTTGAACCGGCTGTTTACTTGAGAAGCATAATGCTTGGAATGGGGATTACCCTATTAGCTGGGTTGATCCCTGCGATGAAAGCCGCGAACGTCGACCCAGTATCCATCTTCAGAAAATAA
- a CDS encoding ABC transporter ATP-binding protein: MSKKIIEIKDLKREFLMGSETVHALRGITFDILAGEFVTIMGASGSGKTTLLNILGCLDKPTSGSYLLDGVDINKQTRDELAQLRNRKIGFVFQSYNLLPRTSALENVELPLLYNNTVNSSDRHDRAIKALEAVKLADRFDHMPNQLSGGQQQRVAIARALINEPVMILADEATGNLDSRTSYEIMALMQDLNNHGKTIVFVTHEPDIATFSSRTITLRDGKILSDQKNEKPASAKDTLAVLPVNNE, translated from the coding sequence ATGAGCAAAAAAATAATTGAAATAAAAGACCTGAAGCGGGAGTTTTTGATGGGCAGTGAAACGGTTCACGCCCTAAGGGGAATCACCTTTGATATACTGGCGGGCGAATTTGTAACGATCATGGGCGCCAGTGGTTCGGGTAAAACTACCTTATTAAATATTTTAGGGTGCCTGGATAAACCGACCAGCGGATCGTATTTATTAGATGGCGTGGATATTAATAAACAAACCCGTGATGAGCTCGCGCAGCTGCGTAACCGTAAGATCGGATTCGTTTTTCAATCCTACAACCTGCTACCCCGGACTTCTGCATTAGAGAATGTGGAACTCCCGCTGTTGTATAATAATACGGTAAACAGCAGCGACAGGCACGACAGGGCGATTAAGGCCCTGGAAGCGGTAAAACTGGCAGACAGGTTTGATCACATGCCAAACCAGTTATCGGGAGGGCAGCAGCAGCGCGTAGCCATCGCACGGGCATTGATCAATGAGCCGGTGATGATTTTAGCAGACGAGGCCACAGGTAATCTGGATAGCCGTACCTCCTACGAAATTATGGCATTAATGCAGGATCTGAACAACCATGGAAAAACCATTGTTTTTGTGACGCATGAACCTGATATCGCCACATTCAGCAGCCGCACCATAACGCTTCGGGATGGCAAGATATTGAGCGATCAAAAGAATGAAAAGCCGGCATCGGCCAAAGATACATTAGCGGTATTGCCGGTCAACAACGAATAA
- a CDS encoding NADP-dependent oxidoreductase, which translates to MNKVIVLYKRPVGKAELGDFKTNIEEMPTADDGEVLLKTIYVSVDPYLRGRMNDAESYIPPFELNKPLQSGIIAEVVDSNNTLFKIGDFVLGNLEWKEYQVSDGKGLRIIPNDPAYLTAYLGVLGMTGLTAYLGLTQIGLPKPGETLVVSGAAGAVGSIVGQVGKLLGCRVVGITGSDEKVQLLKSKFHFDEAINYKNTVDLTRAITAACPNGVDIYFDNVGGKISDDVLNNINKHARIPLCGAISLYNDATPVLGPYIQPVLVKKSALIQGFIVGDFAAQFPEATKQLREWLMAGKLTYHETIYEGFDHITQAFLGLFEGSNEGKMVVKI; encoded by the coding sequence ATGAACAAAGTGATCGTTTTATATAAAAGACCGGTGGGGAAAGCAGAGCTCGGTGATTTCAAGACTAACATCGAAGAAATGCCGACAGCCGATGATGGTGAGGTGTTGCTGAAAACAATTTATGTTTCGGTTGATCCCTACCTGCGTGGAAGAATGAATGACGCGGAGTCGTATATTCCACCATTTGAATTAAACAAACCATTACAGTCGGGTATCATCGCTGAGGTCGTCGATTCCAACAACACGTTATTTAAAATAGGCGATTTTGTTCTGGGAAACTTGGAGTGGAAAGAATACCAGGTATCTGACGGGAAAGGGCTGCGGATCATACCGAACGATCCCGCCTACTTAACGGCCTACCTGGGCGTTTTGGGCATGACCGGCCTGACGGCCTATTTAGGGCTTACGCAGATAGGCTTACCCAAACCAGGCGAAACCTTGGTTGTTTCAGGTGCGGCTGGTGCCGTTGGCAGTATTGTTGGGCAGGTGGGTAAATTGCTGGGATGCAGGGTTGTTGGTATCACAGGCTCGGATGAAAAGGTGCAATTGCTTAAATCAAAATTCCACTTTGATGAAGCCATTAATTATAAAAATACGGTGGATCTGACCAGGGCCATCACTGCAGCGTGCCCAAATGGGGTTGATATTTATTTTGACAATGTTGGTGGCAAAATATCAGACGATGTTTTGAACAACATCAATAAACACGCGCGTATCCCCTTATGCGGCGCAATTTCGCTCTACAATGATGCGACTCCGGTATTGGGCCCGTATATCCAGCCTGTCCTGGTCAAAAAGAGTGCACTCATCCAGGGATTTATTGTTGGTGATTTTGCTGCTCAGTTTCCTGAGGCAACTAAGCAGTTAAGGGAATGGTTAATGGCGGGTAAACTCACTTATCACGAAACCATTTACGAAGGATTTGACCATATCACACAGGCTTTTCTGGGGCTGTTTGAGGGGAGCAACGAAGGGAAAATGGTCGTCAAAATTTAA
- the glgP gene encoding alpha-glucan family phosphorylase yields MDPINRKDLFGYEPDPEYSLPVAYFSMEYAIDQALKNYSGGLGFLSGSHLRSAFELKQNLIGVGILWKYGYYDQERDGNALMKTSFIEKDYSFVPDTGLAFTVQVHDAPVHVRAYLLKPQVFETVPLFLLSTDLPENDEESRSITHCLYDANEATRIAQSIVLGIGGAMLLDQLNLTPEIYHLNEGHGGALNFYLYEKYKSLEEVRKRVVFTTHTPEKAGNEEHSFELLEEMSFFYHLNQQEVRSLLGMEGSKFNYTLAALKFAHKANGVSKMHGEVAREMWTGQQGVCEIISITNAQNKNYWVDAATDQAIRNHDEPAFRTRKTELKKQLFRIVADQCGKLFDEDKLTIVWARRFAGYKRADLIMQDWERFLKLIYNTQYPIQIIWAGKPYPEDTDGIELFNRIITRVKPLPNCAVLTGYELELSACLKKGADLWLNNPRMYHEASGTSGMTAAMNGAINLSMPDGWVPEFAKDGENCFGIKPANQELPTDQIDRIENSNLMEILDRTVLPTYYLDNKKWFNIVKQAAADVDPAFESGRLAREYYELMYGVSLSEETKERMQLSFE; encoded by the coding sequence ATGGATCCCATCAACAGAAAAGATTTGTTCGGATACGAACCAGATCCGGAGTATTCCTTACCCGTTGCGTATTTTTCTATGGAATATGCCATAGATCAGGCCCTGAAGAATTATAGTGGCGGACTTGGGTTTCTGTCAGGATCACACCTGCGAAGTGCTTTTGAACTGAAACAAAACCTGATCGGTGTTGGGATCTTATGGAAATATGGTTATTACGATCAGGAAAGAGATGGTAACGCTTTGATGAAAACCAGCTTTATTGAAAAAGATTATTCCTTTGTGCCGGATACGGGACTTGCTTTTACAGTACAGGTTCATGACGCACCGGTACATGTAAGGGCTTACCTGCTCAAACCACAGGTTTTTGAAACAGTCCCACTGTTCTTATTAAGTACGGATCTGCCGGAAAACGATGAAGAATCCAGGTCTATTACGCATTGTCTCTATGATGCAAACGAGGCCACCCGCATTGCCCAGAGTATTGTTTTAGGTATTGGCGGTGCTATGCTGCTTGATCAGCTGAACCTCACACCTGAAATTTATCACCTTAACGAAGGGCATGGGGGCGCATTGAATTTTTACCTGTATGAAAAGTATAAGTCGCTCGAAGAAGTACGTAAGCGGGTCGTTTTTACTACGCACACACCTGAAAAAGCGGGTAACGAAGAACACAGCTTTGAACTGCTTGAGGAGATGTCTTTCTTCTATCACCTGAATCAGCAGGAAGTCCGGTCACTCTTGGGCATGGAGGGTAGTAAATTTAACTACACATTGGCTGCATTGAAGTTTGCGCATAAGGCCAACGGTGTTTCTAAAATGCATGGCGAAGTAGCCAGGGAAATGTGGACTGGTCAGCAAGGCGTATGTGAGATCATATCCATCACCAATGCACAGAATAAGAATTACTGGGTAGACGCTGCGACTGATCAGGCCATCAGAAATCATGATGAACCAGCTTTCCGAACCCGTAAAACAGAACTTAAAAAGCAACTTTTTAGAATTGTTGCGGATCAATGTGGGAAACTTTTTGATGAAGATAAATTGACCATTGTGTGGGCCAGGCGATTTGCCGGCTACAAGCGCGCCGATCTCATCATGCAGGATTGGGAAAGGTTTCTGAAGCTGATCTACAATACCCAATATCCTATACAAATAATCTGGGCGGGTAAACCCTATCCTGAAGATACAGACGGTATTGAGCTCTTTAACCGGATCATTACTCGAGTTAAGCCATTGCCCAACTGTGCCGTGCTTACCGGTTATGAATTAGAATTATCGGCATGCTTAAAGAAAGGGGCCGATCTGTGGCTCAACAATCCAAGAATGTACCACGAGGCTTCAGGCACGAGCGGCATGACCGCCGCAATGAATGGGGCAATAAATTTATCCATGCCGGATGGTTGGGTGCCGGAATTTGCCAAGGATGGTGAGAATTGTTTTGGAATTAAGCCCGCAAATCAGGAACTGCCAACAGATCAAATAGACCGTATTGAAAACAGTAATCTCATGGAGATACTGGATAGAACAGTTTTACCGACGTACTACCTGGATAATAAGAAATGGTTTAATATCGTCAAACAAGCTGCTGCTGATGTTGATCCGGCATTTGAATCGGGCCGCCTCGCCAGGGAGTATTATGAATTGATGTACGGTGTTTCATTATCGGAAGAAACTAAAGAACGGATGCAATTATCTTTTGAATGA
- a CDS encoding HAD family hydrolase, translating to MRYHILTTDYDGTIAENEHVSEATLAALVRLKATGRYLILVTGRELDQLQAILPEYTIFDLIVAENGALIYHPATLKKILLGERPPQSFIQALKDKGIPLSIGEVIVATWEPHQDLVLETIKAAGLEYQVIFNKGAIMILPPGVNKATGLHRALRELNLSEHNTVAVGDAENDNAMLQAAECAVAVNNALPQLKANADWVTDSQRGEGVSELIRGIIQDDLASLDSKLLRHYLGIGQNANGSPFAISPYGNNILLSGTSGCGKTTLAAAFIGKLIDRKYQFCLIDPEGDYQDLAGAITVGDSSQPPLIDHVVKVLSQTDENAIVCFLSIPLSDRPAYFKKLRIALTELRKNTGHPHFIIIDEAHHVLPKENTISFNDFPEDFTNIFAITTQPDLLCHDLLKRVDMVLAMGDLPGQTLAVFAGVTGVDITLPNLTEFKKRDALVWQKGTNSISVIKSSEPSQFLMRHKRKYASGDMYSNSFYFTGPSHHLNLKANNLMIFIQMAAGIDDETWLYHLHRHDYSKWFRNSVKDPKLSLRSEAIENNEPSAALSRKEIFSLILNRYTLPA from the coding sequence ATGCGATATCATATATTAACTACGGATTACGACGGTACTATTGCTGAGAATGAGCATGTTTCTGAGGCTACTTTGGCGGCGTTGGTGCGGCTTAAAGCCACAGGGAGATACCTGATTTTAGTGACGGGGCGAGAACTGGATCAGCTACAGGCTATACTCCCGGAATATACCATATTCGATCTGATCGTAGCTGAGAATGGTGCGTTAATATACCATCCGGCAACCCTTAAAAAGATATTATTGGGTGAACGGCCACCGCAATCTTTTATACAGGCTTTAAAAGATAAAGGTATTCCGTTGTCAATTGGCGAAGTCATTGTCGCAACCTGGGAACCTCACCAGGATCTCGTACTGGAAACTATTAAAGCCGCCGGTTTGGAATACCAGGTGATTTTTAACAAAGGTGCTATCATGATCCTGCCTCCCGGTGTTAACAAGGCAACGGGTCTGCATCGGGCGCTCCGGGAATTGAACCTGTCAGAGCACAATACGGTCGCCGTGGGCGATGCTGAGAATGACAATGCTATGCTTCAGGCTGCGGAATGCGCCGTTGCTGTTAATAATGCTTTACCACAATTAAAAGCTAACGCAGACTGGGTTACGGACAGCCAACGAGGTGAAGGCGTATCAGAGTTGATCCGCGGTATAATTCAGGATGATCTGGCGAGCCTTGATTCAAAGCTATTACGGCATTATCTTGGAATAGGCCAAAATGCCAACGGTTCTCCATTTGCAATCAGTCCTTATGGAAACAATATCCTGCTGTCTGGAACATCAGGGTGTGGAAAAACTACGCTGGCAGCGGCCTTTATCGGAAAGCTGATTGACAGAAAGTACCAGTTTTGCCTGATTGATCCTGAAGGCGATTATCAGGACTTAGCTGGTGCAATTACCGTAGGAGATAGCAGCCAACCTCCCCTGATTGATCACGTTGTTAAAGTGCTCAGTCAAACAGACGAAAATGCGATCGTATGTTTCCTTTCCATACCGTTAAGTGATCGCCCAGCCTATTTTAAAAAACTAAGGATCGCCCTTACGGAACTCCGTAAAAATACGGGCCATCCTCATTTTATTATTATTGATGAGGCGCATCATGTGTTGCCTAAAGAAAATACAATTAGCTTCAACGATTTTCCGGAAGATTTCACTAATATATTTGCGATAACCACACAGCCCGACCTGCTTTGCCATGATCTTTTGAAAAGGGTCGATATGGTGCTGGCCATGGGAGACTTACCCGGCCAAACGCTTGCTGTATTTGCTGGTGTTACTGGTGTTGACATAACCCTTCCAAACCTCACAGAATTTAAAAAAAGAGACGCCCTGGTTTGGCAAAAAGGAACGAACAGTATTTCAGTAATAAAAAGCAGTGAACCCAGTCAGTTTCTCATGCGTCACAAGCGAAAATATGCCAGCGGCGACATGTATTCCAACAGCTTCTATTTTACAGGCCCGTCGCATCACCTGAATCTGAAAGCCAATAACCTGATGATCTTTATACAAATGGCTGCAGGTATAGACGATGAGACCTGGCTATACCATTTGCACCGGCACGATTATTCGAAATGGTTCCGGAATTCTGTGAAAGATCCGAAACTATCCCTGCGTTCGGAGGCTATTGAAAACAATGAACCCAGCGCTGCTTTATCCCGCAAGGAAATCTTCAGCCTCATTTTGAATAGGTATACCCTTCCTGCATAG
- a CDS encoding TolC family protein: MLLKTILLLCFFGIWLHKPLKAQVSAGTIRAVKWDLQTCIAYAKKNNTQINSLRLSQLTSQQEYLLARAARLPDLSGSASQYLAHGNDYSNNGTGGSGFTSSGSYGLSSSVTLYNGNYVNNNIQQKDLYVQSANLNIIQQENDITLQITQAYLTILVDKENIIYNTDLVNTSKAQVALAQKKYNAESVARKDLIQLQAQQAADQYTLVNSRNAERGDLLTLKQILMLNSGVRFDIIKPESIQFSDSVTSFQDVEQFALKTRPEVQNGQLNVHIAELETAKARAGYKPSLSGGAALNSGYNSGQEAGYSGQLKNNFNQQVGLTLTIPIFNKRVVKTQVEEAKIAVTQARLDLSNTQIVLSQAVERAYINVENAISQYMAAQEGYQYSKESYRIATELLRVGAANTVDFLLQKNLFVQAQQTFIQARYNQLLSRKIYDFYRGIPITL, translated from the coding sequence ATGTTGTTAAAAACAATTCTACTGCTTTGCTTTTTCGGGATTTGGTTGCACAAGCCATTAAAAGCCCAGGTTTCAGCAGGAACTATCCGGGCGGTAAAATGGGATCTGCAGACTTGCATCGCATATGCTAAAAAAAACAATACGCAAATCAATAGTCTCCGGCTCTCACAGCTGACCAGTCAGCAGGAATACCTTTTGGCCCGGGCTGCGCGGTTACCAGACCTATCGGGTTCGGCCTCACAATATCTAGCTCATGGGAATGATTACAGTAATAATGGCACAGGCGGCTCCGGCTTTACATCCTCCGGCAGTTACGGGTTAAGTTCATCAGTTACCTTGTATAACGGTAACTATGTCAACAATAATATCCAACAAAAAGACCTTTACGTTCAATCTGCCAATCTGAATATTATCCAGCAGGAAAATGATATTACCCTGCAAATTACCCAAGCCTATCTCACTATTCTAGTGGATAAAGAAAACATTATTTATAATACCGATCTGGTTAACACTTCAAAGGCCCAGGTAGCACTCGCGCAAAAAAAATATAATGCGGAAAGTGTGGCCCGAAAAGACCTTATCCAATTGCAGGCTCAGCAGGCAGCAGACCAATATACCCTGGTTAATTCCAGAAATGCGGAGCGGGGCGACCTGCTTACCCTCAAGCAAATACTGATGTTAAACAGCGGCGTAAGGTTCGATATCATTAAGCCTGAATCAATACAGTTCAGCGATAGCGTTACGTCATTTCAGGATGTTGAACAATTTGCCTTGAAAACCAGGCCGGAAGTGCAGAATGGCCAGTTAAATGTACATATAGCAGAGTTAGAAACAGCTAAAGCAAGGGCTGGCTACAAGCCATCTCTAAGCGGGGGCGCAGCACTTAATTCGGGATATAACAGCGGGCAGGAAGCCGGATATTCCGGTCAGCTAAAAAACAACTTTAACCAACAGGTAGGCTTAACGCTAACGATACCCATATTTAATAAAAGGGTGGTTAAAACACAGGTTGAAGAGGCTAAAATAGCCGTAACCCAGGCCCGGCTTGATCTTAGTAATACCCAGATCGTGCTCTCACAGGCAGTGGAACGGGCTTATATTAATGTTGAAAACGCGATAAGCCAGTACATGGCCGCGCAGGAAGGTTATCAATACAGCAAAGAAAGCTACCGCATAGCCACTGAACTACTGCGGGTTGGCGCAGCCAATACAGTAGACTTTTTATTACAGAAAAACCTTTTTGTACAAGCTCAGCAGACATTCATTCAGGCCAGGTACAACCAATTGCTCAGCCGAAAGATCTATGATTTTTACAGGGGGATCCCTATTACACTTTAA
- a CDS encoding type 1 glutamine amidotransferase domain-containing protein produces the protein MKVLMVLTSHSELGKTGKKTGFWIEEFAAPYYVLADAGAEITLASPKGGQPPIDPKSESPDAQTAATHRFDSDKDLKDKLGHTLPLNTVNEMHYDAVFYPGGHGPLWDLANDSDSIKLIEDFYAHHKPVAFVCHAPGVLMKVKLPDGRPLVKGKAVTGFSNTEEDAVQLTDIVPFLVEDELKKLGGLYSKGPDWGSYVRQDGLLITGQNPASSEQAAKLLLKSLAKK, from the coding sequence ATGAAAGTACTAATGGTATTGACCTCCCATAGTGAATTGGGAAAAACCGGTAAGAAAACCGGATTTTGGATAGAGGAGTTTGCAGCACCTTATTATGTACTGGCAGACGCAGGGGCAGAAATTACCCTGGCATCGCCTAAAGGCGGCCAGCCGCCCATAGATCCCAAAAGCGAAAGTCCGGATGCACAAACGGCGGCTACGCACAGATTCGACAGCGACAAGGACCTTAAAGATAAATTAGGTCATACACTTCCGTTAAATACCGTAAACGAAATGCATTATGATGCGGTATTCTATCCTGGCGGGCATGGGCCCTTGTGGGATCTCGCTAATGATAGTGATTCTATCAAATTGATAGAAGATTTTTATGCACACCATAAACCCGTTGCTTTTGTTTGCCATGCGCCGGGCGTATTAATGAAAGTTAAATTACCGGATGGCAGGCCTTTGGTAAAAGGTAAAGCCGTTACAGGGTTCTCCAACACAGAAGAAGACGCAGTTCAGTTAACTGATATTGTTCCCTTCCTGGTAGAAGATGAATTGAAAAAATTAGGCGGCCTGTATAGTAAAGGGCCAGACTGGGGTTCCTATGTGAGGCAAGACGGCTTGTTGATCACCGGACAAAACCCGGCATCCTCGGAACAAGCCGCTAAATTATTATTAAAATCTTTAGCTAAAAAATAA
- a CDS encoding ABC transporter ATP-binding protein, with product MAAEPILQADKIEKYFYDPVKFKVLTDISFTINKGEFATLIGKSGCGKSTLLYILSTMDTDYEGILKIEDKLITGQDKDDLAILRNEKIGFVFQFHYLLPEFSCLKNVMIPALKLGMLSRKEIEEKAYAKLTLLGLKDQALKPSSKLSGGQQQRVAIARALINDPLIIMGDEPTGNLDSKNSAIVFETFQQLAHELGQTIIVVTHDNDFAENSDRVIEMIDGTILGK from the coding sequence ATGGCAGCCGAACCGATATTGCAAGCCGATAAAATAGAAAAGTATTTTTACGACCCGGTAAAATTCAAAGTACTAACGGATATTTCATTTACCATCAACAAGGGTGAATTTGCCACTTTGATCGGGAAATCAGGCTGCGGTAAATCTACTTTGCTTTATATTCTTTCTACCATGGATACGGATTATGAAGGTATACTCAAGATAGAAGATAAGCTCATTACCGGACAGGATAAAGATGATCTGGCTATTTTACGGAACGAAAAAATAGGGTTCGTGTTTCAGTTTCATTACCTGTTGCCCGAGTTCAGCTGCCTCAAAAACGTGATGATACCTGCCTTAAAGCTCGGGATGCTGTCAAGAAAGGAGATAGAAGAAAAAGCCTATGCTAAGCTAACGTTATTGGGGTTGAAAGATCAGGCCCTGAAACCATCTTCCAAGTTATCGGGCGGCCAGCAGCAGCGGGTAGCGATAGCCCGCGCGTTGATCAATGATCCGCTCATTATCATGGGAGATGAGCCGACAGGGAACCTGGATTCCAAAAATTCAGCGATCGTATTTGAAACTTTCCAGCAACTGGCACATGAGCTTGGCCAAACGATCATCGTTGTTACGCATGACAATGACTTTGCTGAAAATTCAGACCGGGTGATCGAGATGATCGACGGAACAATACTTGGAAAATAA
- a CDS encoding efflux RND transporter periplasmic adaptor subunit — MKRYYKISGIVLAVLLAISLVWYFLIRKTVKPRVLQSQYPVYGYIAQSVTATGKIEPVDTVTVGSQVSGIIKYLYVDFNSKVKKGELLAELDKSLLQATLDQFNGNLQSAMSQRLYAENNFSRQNQLFKADAISKADYDIALNTLNAAKAAVASVAAQVRSAKKNLSYTDIYSPIDGVVLNRNINIGQTVAASFSTPTLFVIAKDITKMEVDANVDEADIGEVKAGERAIFTVDAFINDKFIGTVKDIRLRPSVSANVVTYTTIINAPNDDMKLKPGMTANIVIYTKEVEHTLLIPVKAIKFTPDSSLKVQYHLTGDAGYDSKAKLSGGTSTSAKSAVKNRTDSIDLSAQAVTIWLLQGKKMVMKKIKIGLNNNTQVEVLSGLTPADLVVTGVLTSGASQGAKASTASTSPFMPKQQKRGGRAK, encoded by the coding sequence ATGAAGCGTTACTATAAAATATCAGGAATTGTTTTAGCCGTGCTACTGGCCATTTCGCTGGTATGGTACTTTTTGATCAGAAAGACAGTTAAACCGCGTGTGCTCCAGTCGCAGTACCCTGTTTATGGCTATATCGCGCAAAGCGTTACCGCTACCGGTAAAATAGAGCCTGTAGACACCGTTACGGTTGGTTCCCAGGTGTCGGGAATCATTAAATACCTGTATGTTGATTTTAATTCAAAAGTGAAGAAGGGAGAGTTGCTGGCAGAGTTGGATAAATCACTGTTGCAGGCCACGTTAGACCAATTTAACGGTAATTTGCAGAGTGCCATGAGCCAACGCCTTTATGCTGAAAATAATTTTAGCAGGCAGAACCAGCTTTTTAAAGCTGATGCCATTAGTAAAGCTGATTATGATATAGCACTGAATACCTTAAATGCGGCTAAAGCAGCGGTTGCGAGTGTGGCTGCACAGGTACGTTCTGCAAAGAAAAATCTATCATACACGGATATTTATTCGCCTATTGACGGTGTTGTACTGAACCGGAATATCAATATCGGGCAAACTGTTGCTGCAAGTTTTAGCACGCCAACACTTTTCGTGATCGCTAAGGACATTACCAAAATGGAGGTAGATGCCAATGTAGATGAAGCGGATATAGGAGAAGTTAAAGCAGGAGAGCGTGCCATTTTTACGGTGGATGCATTCATTAACGACAAGTTTATCGGCACTGTCAAAGATATCAGGCTTCGCCCTTCTGTTTCGGCAAATGTGGTCACTTACACCACCATCATTAATGCGCCCAATGATGATATGAAACTCAAGCCGGGAATGACCGCCAACATTGTGATCTATACGAAAGAAGTAGAGCACACTCTTTTGATACCTGTAAAAGCCATCAAGTTTACGCCCGACTCATCTTTGAAAGTACAATATCATCTTACGGGCGATGCCGGTTATGATAGCAAGGCCAAACTCAGCGGCGGCACCAGCACATCAGCTAAATCGGCGGTTAAAAACCGCACAGACAGTATAGATTTGTCCGCTCAGGCCGTAACCATATGGCTGTTACAGGGCAAAAAAATGGTTATGAAGAAAATAAAAATCGGCTTAAATAATAACACCCAGGTAGAAGTACTGTCGGGCCTTACCCCAGCTGATCTGGTCGTAACCGGTGTTTTAACTTCCGGGGCTTCCCAGGGGGCAAAAGCCAGTACAGCCAGCACCAGCCCTTTTATGCCTAAACAACAAAAGCGCGGAGGACGGGCAAAATGA